Proteins from a single region of Salinibacter grassmerensis:
- a CDS encoding ring-cleaving dioxygenase, producing the protein MSDPVSGIHHVTAYAHDPQENLDFYTGVLGLRLVKQTVLFNNPSEAFKGPTMYHFYYADETGTPGTVLTFKPHHSIQKGQVGRGQATATAFTIPEGAVDYWVDRLEAADEATLYPVTERFGRTVIQFQDHDDQPLELITGTSDIEPWADGPVPTEHAVRGFHGVTIHPHNGQLTADVLELMGYEQVDHEPTPQNGDWTRFQVPGPEHAEFIDLYNEPNMHEGRWGYGTVHHVAFRVSDDEHQRAIRERLRDAGHDVTTMKDRNYFHSLYFRDPNGVNFEIATDPPGFLHDESADELGTTLMLPPFLQDRRDEVEAQLADISV; encoded by the coding sequence ATGAGCGACCCAGTTTCCGGTATTCACCACGTCACCGCCTACGCGCACGACCCACAGGAAAACCTTGACTTCTACACGGGCGTCTTGGGGCTTCGCCTCGTTAAGCAGACGGTCCTTTTCAACAACCCTTCAGAGGCATTCAAGGGACCGACGATGTACCACTTCTATTACGCTGATGAGACGGGCACGCCCGGCACCGTTCTTACCTTCAAACCACATCACAGCATCCAGAAGGGGCAGGTGGGACGAGGACAGGCCACCGCCACGGCCTTCACCATTCCGGAGGGAGCAGTGGATTACTGGGTGGATCGGCTAGAGGCGGCCGACGAGGCCACCCTGTATCCGGTGACGGAGCGCTTCGGGCGGACCGTGATCCAGTTTCAGGACCACGACGACCAGCCCCTGGAGCTCATTACAGGGACGTCCGATATTGAGCCGTGGGCCGACGGGCCCGTGCCCACCGAGCATGCAGTGCGCGGGTTCCACGGGGTCACCATTCACCCCCACAATGGCCAACTGACCGCGGACGTCCTTGAGTTGATGGGGTACGAACAGGTGGACCACGAGCCGACTCCCCAGAACGGCGACTGGACTCGATTCCAGGTGCCCGGTCCTGAACACGCCGAGTTCATTGACCTCTACAACGAGCCCAACATGCACGAGGGACGATGGGGATACGGCACGGTCCACCATGTCGCGTTTCGGGTGTCGGACGACGAGCACCAGCGGGCCATTCGCGAGCGGCTCCGCGATGCCGGCCACGACGTCACTACGATGAAGGACCGCAATTACTTTCACTCGCTCTACTTCCGCGATCCCAACGGGGTCAACTTCGAAATCGCAACGGACCCGCCCGGCTTTCTCCACGACGAGTCCGCGGACGAGCTCGGTACCACGCTGATGCTTCCCCCATTCTTGCAGGACCGGCGGGACGAGGTGGAGGCTCAGCTCGCCGATATTTCGGTATAG